The DNA sequence CGCCGCTGTTTTCCCAGAGCGCTTCGGTTGCAGCCATTTTCATCGGCTGTGTTTTGACCAGGTACTGCGCTTGCTGGTGACCGACCAAAGCCACGCCAATGGAAGTTACCAGCCCAACGATAACCGCAATCGTAAACGATTTTTTGAAAAATGCGACATCCTGCTTCTTCAGCAGCTTATATGCGCTCACGCCTCCGATTAAGAACGCTCCCGTCAGGAAGGCACCCAAAATGGTATGCGGGAATTCCAGCAGCAGCTGGCCGTTCGTGATCAGTGCAAGGAAATCATTCATTTCCGCGCGTCCATTATTCATGGTGAAGCCGACAGGTCTTTGCATGAAGGAATTCGCAGCCAGAATCCAGAACGCCGACATCACTGTCCCAATGGCTACCAGCCAGATACAGAGCGCATGGACTTTTTTGGATAACCGATCCCACCCGAAAATCCAAAGTCCGATAAATGTTGATTCCAGGAAGAAGGCGAGCAGCGCTTCGACCGCTAACGGCGCCCCGAATACGTCCCCGACGAATCGGGAGTAAGCCGACCAGTTCATCCCGAACTGGAATTCCTGCAGAATACCTGTGACCACTCCAATCGCGAAATTGATCAGGAACAGCTTGCCCCAGAACTTGGCCATTTCTTTGTATTCTTCTTTGCCTTTGACGACATACATCGTTTCCATGATTGCGATCAGAAGAGCCAAACCGATCGACACGGGCACGAAGAAAAAGTGAAAAATCGTCGTTGCTGCATACTGGATCCGAGACAGCATCAATACATCCATTTTTCTTCCCTCTTTCTAAAAGTTATTCTCAGAACCCTGTACTTCCCGGATTCGTGAACACACAAGTATTGGTTATCCTTCGGATTTTGCAAAATTCGTTTCCACGCTTTTTGACTTTTGCAATATCCTTTCCTTCATGTATTTTGGCAGACGAACGACGCCTCCAATGTGATAAATGTCACATTCTCCGGTCCAAAAATGAGTTAATGTGAATTATGTCACAAAATATTAAAAATTTTAGGCATTGCCCCTCGCCGGCTTATGATTGTACTTACATATCCACTCCAGTTACCGGTGCAGCCCATGATTTATTACCCAAAACCATCGCATTCATTACCAAAATCTCCCTGTGTTTATCAAAAAATCTTTCCTTGCGGCACTACTCCCTGAAAAGGATTATGCAAACAAACTTAATATCAGTAAATGGAGGTTCATGTGAATGAAACTGGCTCAAAAAATCACATTGGCAATGTTCTCCCTGCTCTTCATCATGGGCATGTCTGTAGGGCTGTTCGGGTACCGGATGGCGTACCGGCAGGTAGACGAGTCCGCAGGCATCGAGCTGGTGGGCTGCGCCAACATCACAACCGGACTGGTTGATCCGGCGGAGATTGAGGCATTATCCAGCGGTGAGACCACAGCAAGGGACAAGGTTGAGACAAGCATTGATTGGATTACCTCGCATAAGCCCATATTTAAAGAAGTTTTTATACTGACCATGGATGGCCGTGTCCTCGCAGCCGACAGCAAGCTCAAAAAAAGGGGGTATGAAGCAGGGAGTGCCTTTTATCTCGATTCCGCAGACGCACAAATGATAAAAACCATGAAGCATCCTTTATATTCACAGGTATATACATATAACCATGTCCGGCTGAAAACGGGTTATGCGCCTATTTTTCAAAACAATGATCCCACCAAGGAAATCGTCGGTCTGCTCGCAGTTAATTTCGATGCTTCTATCATTCAGGAGCGTACCCTGGAGATGATCGTTAAGCCTTATGCCCTGGGGGCTGCAATGCTAATGGCTACCGCTATCGTTATCTATGTCATGGTCAGCCGGATGGTAAGACCGCTCTCTGTGCTGACCCGCCAGGTGGAACATGTAGCTGCAGGCGACTTGACCCTTGGCCCGCTCTCCTTCACCCAACGTGATGAAATCGGCCGTCTGGCGCGGAGCTTTGATCAGATGACCCAAAATTTAAAAAATATTATCACGGAAGTCCGTGATACCTCGCGGCATGTCTTGGCGTCGGCGCAGCAGCTCTCCGCCAGCGCGCAGCAGACGGGCGAGGCCGGTGAGCATACGGTGCTCGTCACAGCCGAGCTGGCAGAAGGCGCTGAAAAACAGCTTGAAATTCTCGGAAAAGGGGCTGCTCTGGTGCAGGATATGTCCAGCTTCATCCGCAATATCTCCTTGAATGCTGAACAGGCGCTGTTCTCAGCAAGCGGCAATCTGGAGAAAGCGAATACCGGCTCCCAATCCATGAAAAATACTGCACTCCAGATGAACCTCGTCAATAGAACCTTTGCGGAGCTGGCGCAAACGATCCAGCTGCTGACCAACCATTCCCATGACATCAAAAGTGTATTGGATATCATCTCGGACATTGCCAAAGAGACGCATCTGCTCGCCCTGAATGCGGCCATTGAGGCCGCGAGGGCCGGTGAAGAAGGCCGCGGATTCTCTGTCGTGGCAACCTCCGTTCGTAAGCTGGCCGAGCGTTCCGCAAGCTCCGTGGAGAGAATTGAAGCCATGGTACTGAATACCTTGGATATCATGGAAACGGCCGGAACCAGCATGCAGCAGACCGCTCTTCAGATTGCGCAGGGCAGTGAGCTCATCACATCTGCGGGCAACTCTTTCCATCTGATTGAGCATTCAGCCGGCCAGATTGCTAAGCAGAGCCAGTATATTTCCTCTTCCGTACACCAGTTGTCGGAAAGTGCGAGGCAGCTCGTTAACTCTATACAGACCATCGTCGATGTCGCCAATCAGACCAGCGACAGCGCACAGAGCATGTCGGCCGCTTCCGAACAGCAGCTGGCGGCCATGGAGGAAGTCGATTCATCGGCCTATTTTCTCTCCACCCTGTCGGAGAAGCTTCAGCATCTGATCGAAAGGTTCAAGCTCTAGATTGCTATAAATGAACAAAACAAAAGGGACTGTTCAAGCCTTAGCGGCCCGAGCAGTCCCTTAAACATGTTCAATTCATCCTCTATGTCTTCACCCTGTGACAGGCGTTTTTCGCTCATTCATGCTAGTCCCGTGATACATAATACTTGTTGGTCATGTACCAGGCATCGCCTTTGTCTGTCGACACTCTGCCCTTCTTCTTGTCCAGAAACACGATCTCCTTACATTTGGAACAATACCATTTCGTCGTGTAGTATTGGGAAAAGGTCGTGTAGGTAGTACCGCACTTGCAGTCGACTTTAAAGTATACACGGTTCTCTTCATACGCTTTGGACAGCTGGTCGGCATTATCCGGTTCGGCCGGCGGGTTGCCTACGGGCTTGATGACTTCAGCGTAATTGGAAAAACGATTATGCACTTTAAAATCCGCAACCAGCTCTGGATTGAGGCCAAAAAACTCTTTGCCAATAGCTGTGATGAATTTCGCATCGGTA is a window from the Paenibacillus sp. J23TS9 genome containing:
- a CDS encoding cytochrome ubiquinol oxidase subunit I; this encodes MDVLMLSRIQYAATTIFHFFFVPVSIGLALLIAIMETMYVVKGKEEYKEMAKFWGKLFLINFAIGVVTGILQEFQFGMNWSAYSRFVGDVFGAPLAVEALLAFFLESTFIGLWIFGWDRLSKKVHALCIWLVAIGTVMSAFWILAANSFMQRPVGFTMNNGRAEMNDFLALITNGQLLLEFPHTILGAFLTGAFLIGGVSAYKLLKKQDVAFFKKSFTIAVIVGLVTSIGVALVGHQQAQYLVKTQPMKMAATEALWENSGDPAAWTVTAMINTKEQKNTGEFQIPYLLSFLSYSKFSGEVKGMKELQAEYEQKYGPGDYIPPVRTTFWSFRFMVAAGSLMIVFSLYGVYLAARKKLENRNKWFYRIMLFSISLPVIANTSGWLMTEMGRQPWTVFGLMTTADSVSPSVTSGQVLFSLIVFVGAYAILGAVMVYLFVRTIKKGPYEVKPQHEESHDPFDKEGYRHAIS
- a CDS encoding methyl-accepting chemotaxis protein, producing MKLAQKITLAMFSLLFIMGMSVGLFGYRMAYRQVDESAGIELVGCANITTGLVDPAEIEALSSGETTARDKVETSIDWITSHKPIFKEVFILTMDGRVLAADSKLKKRGYEAGSAFYLDSADAQMIKTMKHPLYSQVYTYNHVRLKTGYAPIFQNNDPTKEIVGLLAVNFDASIIQERTLEMIVKPYALGAAMLMATAIVIYVMVSRMVRPLSVLTRQVEHVAAGDLTLGPLSFTQRDEIGRLARSFDQMTQNLKNIITEVRDTSRHVLASAQQLSASAQQTGEAGEHTVLVTAELAEGAEKQLEILGKGAALVQDMSSFIRNISLNAEQALFSASGNLEKANTGSQSMKNTALQMNLVNRTFAELAQTIQLLTNHSHDIKSVLDIISDIAKETHLLALNAAIEAARAGEEGRGFSVVATSVRKLAERSASSVERIEAMVLNTLDIMETAGTSMQQTALQIAQGSELITSAGNSFHLIEHSAGQIAKQSQYISSSVHQLSESARQLVNSIQTIVDVANQTSDSAQSMSAASEQQLAAMEEVDSSAYFLSTLSEKLQHLIERFKL